One window of Manihot esculenta cultivar AM560-2 chromosome 17, M.esculenta_v8, whole genome shotgun sequence genomic DNA carries:
- the LOC110604979 gene encoding xanthotoxin 5-hydroxylase CYP82C4, which produces MMDMNVFSATARTMKLSFSLQEIALFTLLLAIIPLFLAIKYAKNKKNGKTPPPEAAGSWPIIGHLHLLGGAKRLLHRTFGSMADELGPIFSLRLGIHRALVVSNWEVAKECFTTNDKVFPTRPKSMAVKIMGYDHAMLGFVPYGQYWRDLRKLAVVELLSNRRLELLRHVRDTETNFFMKKLYQEAAKNGGHIVVEMKERFGDLAVNIIAKMISGKRYFSGSNAIKDEDSRQFCKAIKDFFYLAGLFLASDSIPFLGWFYFVKGYVGEMKKTAKELDEVLERWLKEHKEKRLKGVIKEEEQDFIHVMLSLMDEGEISAKEADNIIKGTCLSLILGSNDTTVATLTWALSLLLNNPGILKKAQDELDIQVGKHQQVEEPHVKNLAYLQAIVKETLRLYPATPVSVPREAMEDCIIASFHIPAGTRLYLNLWKLHRDPSIWTNPLEFQPERFLNEHASLDVRGRDFEYLPFGSGRRMCPGVSFAVQVLSLTLARLLHGFELMSVSDSPVDMSESPGVICHKATPLEVAFTPRLPFILYEG; this is translated from the exons ATGATGGACATGAACGTTTTCTCTGCTACAGCAAGAACCATGAAATTATCTTTTTCTCTGCAAGAAATCGCTTTGTTTACCCTTCTTCTTGCTATAATCCCTCTCTTCCTAGCCATAAAATATGCCAAAAACAAGAAAAATGGCAAGACGCCTCCGCCTGAGGCAGCAGGATCTTGGCCTATTATTGGTCACCTACATCTTCTTGGTGGAGCAAAGCGGCTACTGCACCGAACATTTGGGTCCATGGCCGATGAGCTTGGGCCAATTTTCTCTCTACGTCTCGGAATTCATCGAGCACTTGTAGTGAGCAACTGGGAAGTAGCAAAGGAATGTTTCACAACAAATGACAAGGTCTTTCCTACGCGTCCAAAATCCATGGCAGTGAAAATCATGGGCTATGATCATGCCATGCTTGGCTTTGTACCGTATGGGCAGTACTGGCGTGACTTGAGGAAGCTAGCCGTGGTTGAACTCCTCTCAAACCGCCGGCTTGAGTTGCTCAGGCATGTCAGAGATACAGAAACTAACTTCTTTATGAAAAAATTGTATCAGGAAGCGGCAAAGAATGGTGGACATATTGTAGTAGAAATGAAGGAAAGATTTGGGGACTTGGCTGTGAACATAATAGCAAAAATGATTTCAGGGAAGCGATACTTCAGTGGTAGTAATGCAATCAAAGATGAAGATTCAAGGCAGTTCTGTAAGGCTATAAAGGATTTCTTTTATCTAGCCGGGTTGTTCTTGGCTTCTGATAGCATCCCATTTCTGGGTTGGTTTTATTTCGTCAAGGGATACGTTGGTGAAATGAAGAAGACAGCTAAAGAGCTGGATGAAGTGTTAGAGAGGTGGCTAAAGGAGCATAAAGAGAAGAGGCTCAAAGGAGTCATCAAGGAGGAGGAGCAAGATTTCATCCATGTTATGCTTTCTCTCATGGATGAAGGCGAGATCTCTGCTAAAGAAGCTGATAATATCATCAAAGGCACTTGCCTC AGTCTTATTTTAGGGAGCAATGATACCACTGTGGCAACTCTTACATGGGCACTATCTCTGCTGTTAAACAACCCCGGAATTCTTAAAAAAGCTCAAGATGAGCTTGACATCCAAGTAGGGAAGCACCAACAAGTGGAGGAGCCACATGTAAAGAATCTAGCATACTTGCAAGCTATTGTCAAGGAAACATTGAGACTGTACCCAGCCACTCCGGTCTCAGTACCAAGGGAAGCCATGGAGGACTGCATCATAGCCAGCTTCCACATCCCAGCAGGCACACGACTTTATCTTAACCTGTGGAAGTTGCACCGTGACCCCAGCATTTGGACAAATCCTTTGGAGTTTCAGCCTGAGAGGTTCCTGAATGAGCATGCTAGTTTAGATGTGAGGGGTCGGGATTTTGAATACTTGCCATTTGGATCTGGTAGAAGAATGTGTCCAGGAGTATCGTTTGCTGTTCAGGTTCTGAGCCTGACACTGGCTCGACTGCTTCATGGTTTTGAATTGATGAGTGTATCTGATAGTCCAGTTGATATGAGTGAGAGTCCTGGAGTAATATGCCATAAAGCGACGCCGTTGGAGGTTGCCTTCACCCCAAGATTACCTTTTATTCTCTATGAAGGTTGA
- the LOC110604432 gene encoding cytochrome P450 CYP82D47-like, protein MTLFFCIEEIALLALLLAFIPLFLAIKYAKNKKNGKTPPPEAAGSWPIIGHLHLLGGAKQLPHRTLGCLADELGPIFSIRLGIHRVLVVSNWEVAKECFTTNDKVFPTRPKSLAVKIMGYDHAMLGFAPYGQYWRDVRKLAVVELLSNRRLELLRHVRDTETNFFIKKLYQEAVKNGGHAVVEMKERFGELAMNIIAKMVSGKRYFSGNNGIKGEDSRQFCKALEDFMYLTGLFLASDTIPFLGWLDLVKGHVGEMKRTAKELDEVLGRWVKQHREKRIKGVIKEEEQDFIHVMLSVMDDGEISANEADKIIKGTCLSLILGGNDTTVVTLIWALSLLLNNPRVLKKAQDELDIQVGKHQQVKESHVKNLVYLQAVVKETLRLYPATPLSVPREAMEDCIIAGFHIPAGTRLFVNLWKLHRDPSIWTNPLEFQPERFLNEHASLDVRGQDFEYLPFGSGRRMCPGVSFALQVLNLTLARLLHGFELRTVSDSPVDMN, encoded by the exons ATGACATTATTTTTCTGTATCGAAGAAATCGCTTTGCTTGCCCTTCTTCTTGCTTTTATTCCGCTCTTCCTGGCTATAAAATATGCCAAAAACAAGAAAAATGGCAAGACACCTCCGCCTGAGGCAGCAGGATCTTGGCCTATTATTGGTCACCTGCATCTTCTTGGTGGAGCAAAGCAGCTACCGCACAGAACACTCGGGTGCTTGGCCGATGAGCTTGGGCCAATCTTCTCTATACGTCTTGGAATTCATCGAGTACTTGTAGTGAGCAACTGGGAAGTAGCAAAGGAATGTTTCACAACAAATGACAAGGTCTTTCCTACACGTCCAAAATCCTTGGCAGTGAAAATCATGGGCTATGATCATGCGATGCTTGGCTTTGCACCTTATGGGCAGTACTGGCGTGATGTGAGGAAGCTAGCCGTCGTTGAACTCCTCTCAAACCGCCGGCTTGAGTTGCTCAGGCATGTCAGAGATACTGAAACTAActtctttattaaaaaattgtatCAGGAAGCAGTAAAGAATGGTGGACATGCTGTAGTGGAAATGAAGGAAAGATTTGGGGAGTTGGCTATGAACATAATAGCAAAAATGGTTTCTGGGAAGCGATACTTTAGTGGTAATAATGGAATTAAAGGTGAAGATTCAAGGCAATTCTGTAAGGCTTTAGAGGATTTCATGTATCTAACTGGGTTGTTCTTGGCTTCTGATACAATCCCATTTCTGGGTTGGTTGGATTTGGTAAAGGGACATGTTGGTGAGATGAAGAGAACAGCTAAGGAGCTAGATGAAGTGTTAGGGAGGTGGGTGAAGCAGCATAGAGAGAAGAGGATCAAAGGAGTCATCAAGGAGGAGGAGCAAGATTTCATCCATGTTATGCTTTCTGTCATGGATGATGGCGAGATCTCTGCTAATGAAGCTGACAAAATCATCAAGGGTACTTGCCTG AGTCTTATTTTAGGGGGCAATGATACCACAGTGGTCACTCTTATATGGGCACTATCTTTGCTATTAAACAATCCCAGAGTTCTTAAAAAGGCTCAAGATGAGCTTGACATCCAAGTAGGGAAGCACCAACAAGTGAAGGAGTCGCATGTAAAGAACCTCGTGTACTTGCAAGCTGTTGTCAAGGAGACATTGAGACTATACCCAGCCACTCCACTCTCAGTGCCAAGGGAAGCCATGGAGGATTGCATCATAGCCGGCTTCCACATCCCAGCAGGCACTCGACTTTTTGTTAACCTGTGGAAGTTACACCGTGACCCAAGCATTTGGACTAATCCTTTGGAATTTCAGCCTGAGAGGTTCCTGAATGAGCATGCCAGTTTGGATGTGAGGGGTCAGGATTTTGAATACTTACCATTTGGATCTGGTAGAAGAATGTGTCCAGGAGTGTCATTTGCCCTCCAGGTTTTGAACCTGACACTGGCTCGACTGCTTCATGGGTTTGAATTGCGGACTGTATCTGATAGTCCAGTTGATATGAATTAG
- the LOC110604433 gene encoding DPH3 homolog, whose product MSYDDVEIEDMEWNEELKSYTYPCPCGDLFQITKEDLRLGEEIARCPSCSLYITVIYNIEDFIGSDDKSKNKKNLEPAKQQPVVVA is encoded by the coding sequence ATGTCGTACGACGACGTGGAGATAGAAGACATGGAATGGAACGAAGAGCTCAAATCATACACTTACCCGTGCCCTTGCGGCGACCTATTTCAAATCACCAAGGAAGATCTCCGCCTCGGCGAGGAAATCGCTCGGTGTCCTAGCTGCTCCCTCTACATCACTGTCATTTACAACATCGAAGACTTCATCGGCAGCGACGACAAatcaaaaaataagaaaaatctcGAGCCTGCAAAGCAGCAGCCTGTCGTAGTCGCTTGA